Genomic DNA from Dioscorea cayenensis subsp. rotundata cultivar TDr96_F1 chromosome 1, TDr96_F1_v2_PseudoChromosome.rev07_lg8_w22 25.fasta, whole genome shotgun sequence:
gcatgtatagtCTACGTTACGTGAttggtatattatatatatatatatatatataacatatggGTGTGTATTATGTTTAAGTACATGGATTAATAAAGAAGTctatgtttgttatatttgtttgtcttgaagtagcatatatatatatatatctaatatacTTGAGGTTCTTTAATTAGAGAGGTATGTGCATGTCTTGGGTTAGTCTGGTTAATTAATTTGTTGAGGTGGTGGTATGTGAGGTTGGTCattaataatttactttattatgcacgagtttttatattattgacaAATGTTTAATTGTAttgtgtttatatagaaaatttaataaaaatttatgtttgttatgtttttggTGTTATTTGATAATGCTAGCAAAGATTGGTTTGATCAGTACCATAGTTTAATTCTTGGCATTGTAGGAATGAAGTGGGGCTTTAATTTATAACCTTTTAATTTATCTGTGCTAATTTTTGGTAGTTCATgcattttataaaagaaaattattttttatgaagaattatatatttaatttcgaGGGTCCAAGATAGGGTTGTGTGACTACGTACGTACATCAACAACAGGGGAGTTGTCTCATACTTCATTTCCTTCTCAAGTTAAAGGTTgaacttttaaatttataacttttctatatttaaaaaaaaaaaccagagttggcaaaaaatttatgataaaatgtaaaatgaaaatggaaaacaaTATGATTGTGacaaattgattgaaaaatgatggaaagtttaaaattttatcctTCCTATGATCTTGTATCACTGAAAATATCTCTTTATACAACaataaaatatgcaaataaaacTATGCATGtacaaaattctatttttcaagTGAAGTAATGATAttgaaattattgttaaaatttagaCAAAATGATACCATACATTAATAcatcaaaataataagaaattcaTCATAGTGACAAATAATCATGCATGTACTACTGACAATTATTGTATAAAACAATGACACGTAGAATTAGAAACTTCACAGACACAGAATTCTatttttagaaaagaataatgatGATAAAACTATGgtcaaaatacatataaaataatatgatagaaaattatatatgaatGAAGCCCTAGTATAGTAAtatcacataaaaaattatactaataTTCCGATAAAGTAATATTGTAGAATATATCTAATTTATGGAACTACAAAGCAACGGCACGTGGAATCAGAAAACGTCAatattaaattgtttcttatctATGAAGAACTCATGTTGGGGAatagtcttttttttaaaaaaaaaaaaattagatatacatataaatatctGTAAGCTAGAAGAGATAATACCACAAAAAAGCTATGAGCAAAACCCTGATAGAGGAATACCGCGTACAAACTATAAATAAAACCGTGTGACTAAgcaatttaatagagtatatcAACAGACAAAAGTCATAAAGTAACAACACATGGAATCAATAAGGAAGACTTTTGGAGAAGCAGCAGCAGGAGATTGCTCCAGCTCATCGGTATCCTGATGCGGATTGGATCTGGatctcaaaaaattataaatatattttcctctaaaaggaaaaaaatccctATCCATATAAAGAGAAATCATATTGGGGAATagctatttttttctttaaaaaaattactaaatatacatataaatatctGTATGCTCGAAAAgataataccacaaaaaaacctATGAGAAAAACCCAGATAGAGGAATACCACAATATCATTTTTTGACTCATGAatgaaaaatacttaaatttagaAGGGTAAATTAAGATCGAtgtatgaatattttttatacatgttgGGCTCTTTGTAACATATgctcataaattttattagttgatattaaatacaatatttaagtcttctaatttttttattaattaataaccaagtatgtaaaaaaattataatttattaaatgttataaaattttattcctttttttttttccataaatgaGTCTCTTCGAGATGGTGGAGCTTGAACTTTGACTTTTGACCGGTAAAAATCATATTGAAACACGAACTATTTATTATGTAgactataaatttatttttattattattatgatgtaCGGCTTCAAACTTAGATTAACTAATTgttaaatagaaaaattaggTAGGcgataaatttattattattattattattattattattattattattatttgatttagagCTTGACCAAGTAAAAACAGTGGAGAACTAACTATTCACTcggtaaataataaatttaaattaatatttattttaaaagttaattaaaatataatttaaattaagttttttttttggcatcgTTAGATGCCATATACaactatttcatttttttaagtgaaaagtcaattttttttgcataataataatttactgCTAtgctttatccatatttattaaaaccaaaattactataaaaaatataataaaatcagaATTTAAGTACAAAGTGCTTCAATGAATGAATACTCTCTGGCACTGTTGTTGTAGATCAATTCACTAATCACCCAAACTCTAGATGTACTTATCTtgaaaagataaagagaaaTAACACTGCCATTTCTGTTTTAATCCTTTGTTAATTGATAGTCCATGCTAACGTAACACTTATCCATATGGTCCAATGTATTTGCTGATATAATTTCATTTAGCTATTTGAACCCATGTCAACTTTGACCATTAATGATAATCTAACTTAATAGTTTTGTCCAAAATGTCACTCAGTGTTTAATTTCATGTGCACAAAACATGTCCAACAAATAAAGACAACATTAATAGAGACCCACATACATCATCGCACATATCACATGCAAATAACTGATCCATATATGTAAAGTGTTATATGAGTATAAATAGTTATTCTGATTATTTGAATCTATTATTTTCTCTTgcctttctttttctaattaatgattatgattaaaaaagagATGTTAATTTATGCATTATTTTCTAACATAAGGCTGATCTCTTCGGCAACGGCACTGTGGCGCTAACCGTTGTATCAGACCCCGACCATGTCATCGAACGCCCTTTGTTCGAGCTCATCTTGGCACACCAAACTATTATCCCAAACAGTGATGGTGCCATTACCGGCGATCCTTGATGAGGTGGAGGAAGAACTAGGGTTATCGCCGGAGAAAATGAAAGCGAATAGGAATGTAATTGTTGAGAGACTATGGGAACATGTCTAGCGATTGTGTGTTGTTTATACTTGATGAGAAGGGTTGGAATGGGGAGGGCTCTTGGGTTCGACCGTGCCTCTTCAGGGTGAGATCTCACCGGTGAGCTTGTAAATTTGGTGTGTTATGGACTATGAATCTGTGATTCTTGATATCTACGTGCAtggccatgcatgcatgcatgtatagtCTACGTTACGtgattgatatattaattatatatatataacatatggGTGTGTATTATGTTTAAgtacataaattaataaagaagtttatgtttgttatatttgtttgtcTTAAAGTaggatatatataaatttactcGAGGTTCTTTAATTAGAGTGGTATGTGCATGTCTATGAATGGTTGGTAGTCTGGTTACGTAATTTGTTGAGGTGGTGTATGTGAGGTTGGTCattaataatttactttattatGCATGAGTTTTTATATGATTGGCGTATGTTAATTTGTAttgtgtttatatagaaaatttaataaaaaattatgtttgttatgtttttggTGTCAGTTGATAATGCTAGTAAAGATTGGTTTGAGTACCATAGTTTAATTCTTGGCATTGTAGGAATGAAGTGGGGCTTTAATTTATAACCTATTAATTTATCTGTGCTAATTTTTGATAGTTCATgcattttataaaagaaattatttttttatgaagaattatatatttagaGGGCCATACAAGAGAGAGTTGTGTGACTCCATCTACAACAGGGGAGTTGTCTCATGCTTCATTTCCTTAAaggttgaaattttaaatttataaattttctatatttaaaaaaaaaaactagagttggaaaaaaaaaattatgataaaatgtaaaatgaaaatggaaaacaaTATGATTGTGACAAAGTGATTGAAAAATGatggaaaatttaaaatttttatccttCATATGATCTTGTATCACTGAAAATATCTCTTTATACAACAATAAAATATGCAAATCAAACTTTGCatgcaaaaaattttatttttcgagAGAAGTAATGATAttgaaattattgttaaaatttagaCAAAATGATACCATACATTAATAcatcaaaataataagaaattcaTCGTAGTGACAGATAATCATGTATTTTCTACTGACAattattgtataaaataatgacgTGTAGAATTAGAAACTTCACAGACACGAAATTCTATTTTTAGAGAAGAATAATGATGATAAAACTATGgtcaaaatacatataaaataatatgatagaAAAACTATATATGAATGAAGCTCTAGTATAGTAAtatcacataaaaaattatactaaaattCCGATAAAGTAATATTGTagaatatatcaaatttatggAAACCACAAAGCAACGGCACGTGGAATCAGAAAACGTTAATATTGAATTGTTTCTTATCTATGAAGAAATCATGTTGgggaatagtttttttttattttaaaaaaattagatatacatataaatatctGCAAGCTGGAAGAgataataccacaaaaaaactatAAGCAAAACCCTGATAGAGGAATACCGCGTACAAACTATAAATGAAACCACGTGACTAAGCAATTCAAAAGAGTCTATCTATAGTCAAAAGTCATAAAGTAACAACACATGGAATCAACAAGGAAGACTTCTGGAGGAGCAGCAACAGAAGATTGCTCTAGCTCATCGGTATCCTAATGCGGATTGGATCTGGATCtcgaaaaatcataaatatattttcctctaaaaggaaaaaaaccccTATCCATATAAAGAAATCATGTTGGGGAATagtcattttttcttttaaaaaaatactagatatacatataaatatctGTAATCTCGAAGAgataataccacaaaaaaacttaTGAGCAAAACCTTGATTGAGCAaaaatccatgaatgaaaagtACTTAAATTTAGAAGTTTAGAAGGGTAAATTAAGATCGAtgtatgaatattttttatgcatgttgTGTGCTCTTTGTAACATATGCACGTAAATTTTATTAGTCGAtattaaatacaatattttagtcttctaatttttttattaattaataaccaagtatgtaaaaaaattataatttattatatgttataaaattttattccatttttttccataaatgAGTCTCTTCGAGATGGTGGAGCTTGAACTTTGACTTTTGACCGGTAAAAGTCATATTGAAACACGAACTATTTATTATGTAgactataaatttatttttattattattttgatgtaCGGCTTCAACCTTAGATTAACTAATTgttaaatagaaaaattagaTAGGcgataaatttattattattattattattatttgatttagagCTTGAACAGGTAAAAACAGTGAAGTACTAACTATTCactaagtaaataataaatttaaattaatatttattttaaaagttaattaaaataagatttaaattattattttttcttttttgcattgtTAGATGCCActtacaattattttattttttatttaagtgaAAGGTCCATCTTATTCTCGTAATAATAGTTTACAGTTGTgctttatccacatttattaaaaccaaatttatcttaaaaaaatataataaaatcagaATTTAAGTACAAAGTGCTTCTTATAAACAATGAATGAATACTCTCTGGCACTCTTGTTGTAGATCAATTCATTGACCACCAAAACTCTAGATGTACTTATCCtgaaaagataaagagaaaTAACACTGCCATTTCTGTTTTAATCCTTTGTTAATTGATAGGCCATGCTAACGTAACACTTACTCATATGGTCCAATGTATATGCTGATATAATTTCATTGAGCTATTTAAACCCATGTTAACTTTGACAAATCATCTCCAGCAAATAAAGACAACATAAATAGAGACCCACATACATCATCACACATATCACATGCATATAACTGATCCATATATGTAAAGtgttatatgaatataaatagttaTTCTGATTATTTGAAtctattatattgttttttctttcctttccttttcaaTGATTATGATAAAAAGAGATGTTAATTTATGCATTATTTTCTAACACAAGGCTGATTTCTTCGGCAACGGCACTGTGGCACTAACCGTTGTATCAGACCCCGGCCACGTCATGTAACGCCCTTTGTTCGAGCTCATCTTGGCACATCAAACTATTATCCCAAACAATGATTGTGCCATTACCGGCGATCCTTGATGAGTGGAGGAAGAATTAGGGTTATCACCGGTAAAAATGAAATTAGCGAATAGGGATGTACTTGTTGAGAGACTATGGGAACATGTCTAGtgattgatatacatatataacatatgGGTGTGTATTATGTTTAACTACATGGATTAATAAAGAAGtttatgtttgttatatttgtttgccTTGAAGtagcacatatatataatttacttgAGGTTCTTTAATTAGAAAGGTAAGTGCATGTCCATGAATGCTTGGGTTAGTCTGGTTAATTACATAATTTGTTGAGGTGGTGTATGTGAGGTTGGTCATTAATAATTTGCATTTATTATGCATGAGTTTTTATATTATCGACATATGTTTAATTGTAttgtgtttatatagaaaatttaataaaaatttatgttttttatgtttttggtgTTGGTTGATAATGCTAGTAAAGATTGGTTTGAGTACCGTAGTTTTAATTCTTGGTATTGTAGGAATGAAGTGGGGCTTTAATTTATAACCTATTGATTTATCTGTGCTAATTTTTGGTAGTTCatgcattttataaaaaaaaatattttttattaagaaatatatatttagaggGTCATACAAGATAGGGTTGTGTGACTACGTACATCTACAACAGGGGAGTTGTCTCATACTTCATTTCCTTCTCAAGTTAAAGATTGGAGTTTTGAATTTATaacttttctatatttttttttaaaaaaaaccagagttggcaaaaaaattttatgataaaatgtaaaatgaaaatggaaaacaaTATGACTGTAACaaaatgattgaaaaatgatggaaaatataaatttttatcctTCACATGATCTTGTATCActgaaaatagtttttttatacaaCAATAGAATATGCAAATAAAACTTTGCATGCAAAACCCTGATATTTTTTGAGAGAAGTAATGatgttaaaattattattaaaatttagtcAAAATGATACCTTAcatcaaaataataagaaatttattataGTGACAGATAATCATACATGTACTACTGGCAATTATTGTATAAAACAATGACATGTAGAGTTAGAAACTTCACAGACACGGAATTCTatttttagaaaagaataatgatgataaaattatggtcaaaatacatataaaataatatgatggaaaactataaataaagcCCTAGTATAGTAATatcatataaaaagttatactgAAATTCTGATAAAGTAATATTGTAGAATATATCTAATTTATGGAAGCTTCAAAGCAGCGACATGTGGAATCAGAAAACGACAATATTGAATTGTTTCTTATCTATGAAGAAATCATGCTCGGGatagtcatttttttatttaaaaaaatactagatatacatataaatatcttCAAGCTGGAAGAgataataccacaaaaaaactatGTGTAAAACCCTGATAAAGGAATACTACGTACAAACTATAAATGAAACCACATGACTAAGCAATGCAATAATAGAGTATATCCACAGACAAAAGTCATAAAGTAACAATACGTGGAACCAACCAGGAAGACTTCTGAAGGAGCAGTATGAGGAGATTGCTCTAGCTTATCGGTATCCTGATGAGGATTGGATCTGGATCTCTAAAactcataaatatattttcctcTAAAAGGAAAAAATCCCTATATAAAGAAATCATGTTAGggaatagttatttttttctttaaaaaaaaatactagatatACATGTAAATATCTGCAAATTGAAAGAGATAATACCACAAGTAAACTATAAGCAAAACCCTGATAGAGGAATACCGCGTACAAACTATAAATGAAACCCCGTGACTAAGCAATGCAATAGAGTATATCCACAGACAAAAGTCATAAAGTAACAACACGTGGAATCAACCAGGAAGACTTCTGGAAAAGCAGCAAGAGGAGATTGCTCCATCTCATCAGTATCCTGATGCAGATTGGATCTGGATTTTgacaaaatcataaatatattttcctttaaaaggaaaaaaatccctATCCATATAAAGAAATCATGTTGgggaatattaattttttttctttaaaaaaatactagatatacatataaatatccGCAAGCTGAAGAgataataccaaaaaaaaactttgagcAAAACCCTGATATATAGAGGAATACCACGGAAAATGTATAAATGGAACTTCGTGGATAAGTAATGCAATAGAGTATATCCACAGACAAAAATTATAAAGCAACAACACGTGGAATCAACCAAAAAGTCTATATTCATAGACAGAAATCATAAAACAACACGTAGAATCAACCAAGAAGACTTCTGAAGGAGCAGCAGAAAGAGGCTGCTCCAGCTCTCATCAGCATCCCAAAATTTTGCCTAGGCAAGATATGCCCTATTTACACGATGGAACACCTATTGATATGGTCTTCAACCCATTAGGAGTACCAAGAAGACTTCTGAAGGAGCAGCAGAAGGAGGCTGCTCCAGCTCATCAGCATTCCAAAATTTTGCCTAGGAAAAATATGCCTACTTGCAAGATGGAACACCTGTTGATATGGTCTTCAACCCATTAGGAGTACCAAGAAGACTTCTGAAGGAGCAGCAGAAGGAGGCTGCTCCAGCTTATCAGCATCCCAAAATTTTGCCTAGGCAAGATATGCCCTATTTGCAAGATGGAACACATGTTGATAAGATCTTCAACCCATTAGGAGTACCAAGAAAACTTCTGAAGGAGCAGCAGAAGGAGGCTACTCCGGCTCATCAGCATTCCAAAATTTTGCCTAGGCAAAATATGCCCTATTTGCAAAAAAGAACACCTGTTGATATGGTCTTCAACCCATTTGGATTACCAAGAAGACTTCTGAAGGAGCAGCAGAAGGAGACTGCTCCAGTTCATCAGCATCCCTATGAGGACTGGATCTGCATTCcagaaaatcataaatatttttttttctctaaaaaaaaccTTATCCATATAGATAATCCCTACAAAAGccaatatatatttctatatttaaaaaagcaaaaaatgcttttatatatataaagcattattaatgaaaatttggcAAGCAAGCATGTGCAAGGCATGTCTAAAACAAGTGACCGCACACCAAAGAGAAATTCTCATCATGTCACCATCTGATTAAACAAATATGAACAGTTAATACATAGTGTAGGCAGAGCTAACTATATCACAAAAAAGCAAACCAAGTTCATCATCTTTaactctatgtatatatatattcataagcACTGTACCAAAGAAACATATACAAAGCCACAACCATAACTACAAACTCCTGCTAAAAcaaccatcaccatcaccatcaccaccacaaCTATAACTTTCTATACTTATAACTATGTAATGCAATATTATATACCATGACACTCCACACAACCACCTTTTTACAAGTAATTTACAAAGCAAGAACAAACCAAGAGCTTTAAtttttcagaagaagaagatgatgaccaTCAACACCATGAAAATGGCAAAGGCTGCTCAAAGTTCATCATGAGATCCCCATCAAGGTCACCATCTAAAAAACTGGTACCTTCTAGCAATGGTGCAACTTCCCTAAACCCTCCCTAATCCCATATCCTCAGCCTTTGGCAACTTCATCAGAAACTCCTCCCAATCCCTCCCTCCTCCACTCATCCCTTCACTctccccaccaccaccaccaccacaacatGCAACTGCAGCAGCATTAGCAGTACTAGTCTCCACCGGAGAGCTAGACACAGAACCAGAACAAGAGCCAGAGAAAGACAAAGTCTGTGGTTGTGAGATCTGTGTCTTTGACTCAGGAAGGTTAAGCCGAGCACAAGGGCCATAAAGCGCACGAGCAGCACCATCATAAGCAACAGCAGCCTCAAATGAGGTGTTGAAAGTGCCTAGCCAGAGTCTTGCACCACGGTTGGGCTCACGGATCTCAGCCACCCACTTTCCCCACGTCCTCTGCCGGACACCTCGGTAAGTGCAACGCTGATTCTCCGGCCctcccttccctttcatgcaCCCCTTCCTTGATCTCCTCAATGGACAGCATTTCCTCTGCTTGCTTTTCTGgccttcttcttcctcccctgccatttcatcaaacaccttgcAGTTGCAGGCATACCCTTAAACTGCAGGTCTATGTCCCTTTTATATACCAAGTCTTAAGGTTCTTATCCTTTTGTTTGTATGAAACTATGGCTGTTTGGTTCTTAACAGCGTTTTTAGCATTGTGATGAATCACAGCCGTTGAGATGAGAATGAACGAGTGTGATTGAGTGAAGGGAGTCCATTTTTGGTGTTTGTAGAGATAGAGTGATGACCTGGCGTTGCACACGTGTAAGATGGATGTGGGCTCCACGAGTCAATGGAAGGGTTAAGGGAAGGAAAGAGTGATGGCACGTGTAATGTGTATGTGGGCTATGTGGCGGCGGTAGCGAGCGTGGGATGAGAAACTGATTCAGTGAATCGATTTGACGGTGGGGATTGAATCTGGACGAGGACTTGGTTGGATGGTGACGTGGAGGTGTTTATTGGGTGACACGTGGGGAGACGTGTGGTTGCCTTACCGCTATGAGATGAATATTGTCATTTGTCATCAATGGACATGTGTGcccatagatatatatatatatatacattggcaTGTCTTCGGTGACGTCtgtagattttaaatttaagaatGTTCAATAATTACCATTAAATTACATCTAATGAGGGCCAATGTTCATTTGTGTGAAGTACCTAATTAATAGTATTTTATAATGCTGTAGTAGTATAGTAATAATAAGCAGAAACAAATCCACTCTTATAAATAAAGTTatggtttaataaaataaataaaagagattaaaataaaaatataaaagtctAATGTTCTATAATCATAGTGGATGTGGGGTCGGAATAGAAATTGgaggtgtttttttttgtcattttattcatataaagttatttttatggcttagaaatattttatatctaaCCCTTCCATGAGAATATAGAAAGCCATTAGTTGTGGGAATAATATACATCTAAGAATAATTAGTTCTGAAGAATAGTTTCATAAATCTTATaccaaatatgaaaataacatatTCCCTCAATCATATTTTCAGGAATCTTAGATAAATCCCTGTACTAATCTTACTATAAAAACTAATTtgttatgatttaaatatataaagtaataTATGAAGGGGGTCAGTCATCTAAGGGCCgttgttaaatttaaaatctaaggATGTTCCCACCGCAATCGTCAGATCATCATTTAACGGTTGTGAGATTTTCCCCCTCTGGCAAGTTTTCCTCACCTGCAAACGCTATCTCATCTCCGGACACTATGTTTCTTCGTCTCCGGATGCCACGATCTCTTCCCCAGTCTCCTAATGTTGCGAGCCTTTAATAATTGGAATATGAttaacatcttttttttttttaagataatttctTTCAAGTTTTTCTCAATTCATAAgtgcatttttcatttttttggcaCTTACTATCACTAACAAACATTGAAAGTTGGTTTATTGAAAACCTTCACAGTTTATGCATCAACCaaacaatgaaaacactaaCTCAAATCACCAACAAATTAACAGAAGAAATATGTGGATGGGGGAGGACAGGGTTGGTAGCAAGGGAAAATCTTGGCAGTTCCAAGCGAGCTAAGGGAAGGGTTGGCTTGGCAAAATTTTGAATGGATTTGAGGGAAGGGGTTGGCTTAGCAGCAAGGGTCAGTGCCGGAGAAGGGCTCGTAAGGCCGGCCAGAGAAAAGCTTCTTGTGTGTGAAAATAGGGAAAAAGCTTATAGTCCTTGGATTAGCATCCAATGGTTATGATAGATATGTTCCTAGAATTCAAAACTAAAGACGTTCCTAGATAACATATGACCATATACTAATATCCCTAATAATATATAaggtttaaaattattattagtggTCCAAATAGGGTAATTGTCTGTTTTAACAGTTTAGGTTATTCTTCAACTGATTTAAACTCACAAATAATACATTATAATATATGTGAACTATTAATTTTCACATTGATTTAAGAAagtaaaacatataattaaaattttgaagtcCACAAGGGAAAATCCAAAATTGAATTCATGTTGGAATAGATGGCATTTCttcataatataaatttttttctaaaaatatgatatatttatttttgatgataaaatttgttatttttaaataaatttaaatttatgacgATTTTTAGGGATGAGCATGTCCGCATGCAATGAATGTATTTGTGCATGAATTTAAGAGATGGTTATATTCTCGGTACTGATTGTTATCTTCTTTatccaaatataaaatagaCTGATACTTTTCAAATTTCCTAATCAAACAAGAAACTTTAGAACTTCCAAATGTTGTTTTATCAAGCATATTcataaatttccaaaattagataaatgtatttttaaaaaaaagcaagtaGTTATATCTTTTGGTCTATTGCCATAGGATCCCTTACATAAGGTATTTATGCCTTTTTAAAAAGTCAAGTTTGAACCTCAACCTATCCAGGGTGAAGGTACATGTGTTCTTGAGTTTACAATTGCATTTCATATATGTGCCTGCCCCTGACACCTGATTTGTTCACATtcgaaaaaaatacatataatagtgAAGGGCATGGAGTGATTGTcccattaataatattaatttgctTGTCTC
This window encodes:
- the LOC120258554 gene encoding dehydration-responsive element-binding protein 2C-like, whose protein sequence is MAGEEEEGQKSKQRKCCPLRRSRKGCMKGKGGPENQRCTYRGVRQRTWGKWVAEIREPNRGARLWLGTFNTSFEAAVAYDGAARALYGPCARLNLPESKTQISQPQTLSFSGSCSGSVSSSPVETSTANAAAVACCGGGGGGESEGMSGGGRDWEEFLMKLPKAEDMGLGRV